Within Gouania willdenowi chromosome 24, fGouWil2.1, whole genome shotgun sequence, the genomic segment AATGAGTGAATTAGAGGCACAAACAATTCTCTTTTGCAAGGgttatttaatctaatttttCAACATTACTCAAATTAAAGggaaaataaagtcaaatcatACATTTCAGGgattaaaatataaattgaAAAGCAGCCAAATACTCGAAATGTCATCATTTTACAGCTATTAAATGCTTGGCCTAAACAGACTTACATCGGctttataaaacaacaaatgccTCATAAACTTCATAGAGACTTCACAAAACAATGTATCTTAATGAACAGCTCCAATAGAACATTATGAGTCTATGTCGTCTAATGGTAAAGCTTTGCGATACAAAATAGGGCCGTTCTACCTGTGAATCTcacgtttattttttatattaaccaACTTTAAAGAATTATCAAACACACAACTGACTAAAAAGGTATGGAGGAAAAGCATAACAATGCAAATGCCAGTGTTACTCGTTAGCGAAAATACAtgattaatgctaatactagaaATGAATAGGAAAGGGGAAACCATACCGTAAGCTGTCGCAAGTCAACGTCTTAACAATGTCTTCCTCTAAATGTTCTTCTTAATGCGTGTCAACTcactttatgatttattttgtcaCTTTGCACTGACAGAATTGCTTGTGCTAAGCTCTAGTTAGCTAGCTAATGTTATCGAGCCGCGCTGCCAACGTCTTGAGTTTTGAATTTGACCGCCCATGCGCATGCGCGATGAAAACCGACTTAAAacgttgaaaatgtattttctcgtgagataaaaaaaaattccaacagaaaatattagatgttaaaaaagacagaaactAATTTATTGTATGAACAAGaaatccaaataaaaaacaacaggtTTACAAATAAAGCGGAAGTTGCGTCTTAATAGGAACTGACGCTGTGGGCGGGGCCTTTTCAAATTTGGTGTTGCTCTTTTCAGATTCAGACACAAATCTCACGATCATCGTAACCCAAAAGGTGCGTTATCATCTTTCCTATAACCCTATTATAGGAATTTACACCTACACGTATTTATTTTTCACCCGGGATAATAAAAACGTGGGTAATCGACCAGCGGCAGCAaagtttttgtttatatatgttTAGCAAGCAAAAAGACTCGACACTTGAGAGATTTCAGTTCTGCTGTTATGGTTTTCTTGTTTTATCCtgctttattttttcacttttgttcaCGGTTTTCGTGTAGTGTGGTCAGTCATTGCTTTACCTGGTGTTTCGGTAAAACTGGTGTTCATTTTACCGAGTGAACCAGCTCCGACAGCATCATAACTAATAACTAAATGCTGTAAGAACTGCAAAACAAAGAGATAAATCACGAATTAGATCCCTTCTTGTATATTGattgaatatatttatatttagagCCTTAATAAAATTTTCTAGATCTATGTTACGTCATTACGTAAAAAGTTACGTCTCGTTGCCATAGTGACGCAGGTACCAGCCTTCATTGACGTACTGTTTTAGTCCTTTGGCTTGATCAAAATTAGCAATAAACTAACTTCAGTTTTCTCTAATGAACTGTTATTAAAGCTTGGTCTTAGTCGACTCAGAGTTTATTAAACCATTTATTAAATGCCGTGGCTATTCATACGGCGCgctcctcattggccagtttaggtgacgtgatagatGCACCACGTGACTCAAAgctccgtcagttttattttagctcatatatatttttagctaccccgctaacccttttgtTTTAGTCCTAAacctatccctaacccaggaaagagtctaaaatattgatttttttttttgtttatgtatttttaaaggtggaatttgccatgttaaatatgttaaaatgaaaaaatatatatgacaaaagtggaaTTCGAACCCACGTTAGCGGATTCTTGAATGCGGTGCCTTAGACCAGTCGGCCATCCTGGCACAGAGGAAAAACGTACTTTTCTGTTACACTTTGTTTATTAAACAACCAGACACATGCTTGTATGGAGGAAATAATctgttatttgttttgtgtgtttttttttttattaacaaagctatcatcatcatctttggtGGAGAGACATCTATATACACTGCCATGGCTACAAAAATACCCAGAGGTGAGTCAAACCAGATTTTCATCAGACTCATGTATTTGTAATGTATAAGTGTGAATGTTATATATGTATTTCCTAGGTGTCCACTTAGCTTCAGAAGCAAAGAAAGGAGATCATAAACATGAATCTAAAGACAGTGCAGCTGCTGGTGGACACAAACCACTAAAGGAAAACCTGACACGGTAAGAGCAGCTAATGGCTGTGAGATTGTCACGCACCTGGGCCAGTCGTTCAAGGGTACTTCACTTCAGATTTTATAAATAAGATTAGAAcaactttgtttgtttttgtgcttatttttttaactcatgtATATTCTTTATTAGACTTATTTAACTCGTACGGTAACATAGGAGATGAAGTGGAGCTATGTTTGTAGCCTGAGGACTAGAAACCCTCATTAAATAATTATGCTATACCAGATGTATTGTGCTTTATATGGAATTAATTTactctttttgttttgtgtgtttaaaaaaaagcacattttggATATTATTGTTTATAAATGTGTCTATAGTTGTTCTTCTGACATCTACCAGCTATTagggatgtaaaaaaaaaaatcgatgtCACGATATCtcgcaattatttatttatttttaatcggtttaaaaaaatatatatatatttatatattttttttaaatatattttttctataatcaatgtttttcttattgtatttttcacattttcgtggACGTGTGTTTTCTGCTGCTGTAGACATTGTCACTTTTCAGTGGAGCAGCCGAActactgggcatgttgaccagctcctgtttCTACATAAAAACTTTGGAAAGTTATGCCACTATCACACCTCCACTCCGCTAGATGGCGccgtagatataataataataaatagaatgttttgaagcaaacagtttttactcaatttgttCTCTTAATGaacaatatcttctgatgaacacatacagcaacttgatttttcatctttacgtttcattttaatattaacTGGCaagaatattgcaatatatcatgataatatcgtatcgtgatacgtatcatattgcaacatcctttccaatactcacccctaccaGCTATATCATCTCCTTAACTCTTGTTTTTCCCTCCTTTGTCATGTGTTTTAGGAAAAACATTGTTCACAAAGGGTGAGTCtttcattattcattcatttattgattaatcGTATGAACAGGCAAACTTAGCATAGTACATATTAGTCTAAATAGTGATGAAATCAGCCCCCCTCCTTAGAATTATTAAGACAGCTACACTAAACATGAACATCTGAATTAAGATCCTAGTTTGTGATCAttgatgatttttatttatttataagaatTACTGTTGTAAAGAGGCTTTAAATTTCCACAGGTGTGTTCACAAAGTTTGTGaacattcaaaaatataaacttttcattggaattatttattggaattaactggAAATTGGAAGTTTGGACATTTccggttaattccaataaagcTTATGTTCCTGTGAAAATGTACAGGAAATTTTTTGCCCCTTTGCAAACCTAACCAGAATAAAACTCTAACCCTAGTTTCAGCTTGTTTGGCAATCAGTCCAGCTGAGCATGAGCAAATGGTCAGgcgttatttttttatattttttaattttcacgACTTGATTCTAACTTCCTGTAGGATCAGCACCAGGTACGGCCAGCAAGCTGAGCTCAAGGAACGGAACGAGAACCTGGTGTCAGCCAATGAGCAGCTGAAGCTAAACGTCTCAGAGATGCAGGTGCACATGCTTTGTTCATCCTAAACTGATGCTGTGCAGCTTTTTCTCAGTTTCTACGTTTTCCTTTGTGCTGATGTGGATTTGTGTTGCAGAATAAAGTAGTAGAGATGGAGCTGCAGCTCAATCAGCTCAAAATGAAGAACGTGGAGATTGAGAAGAACCTGAAGGACTCGCATGCGGTTCTTGTTGCAGCCAAAATAGACCCAGGTGAAACAGTCATTTCTAGTATGTGGGTTGAAATTGACTCGCATGAACACAcactgattgtgtttttttaattcttagtTTTAGGAGAAAAGGTGGGAGAAGCTGAGCAGCAGAAAGAAGACCAACGAAAGGAAGTCATGGTGAAATTcttttaattctttttattCATAATGTCAAAGTAAACTTATAAAAGCACCTGCATATGGTactcaatcacacacacacaaacaagcaagGAAtggaaataatatatttaatattcattAACACAGAGACACAGTTCTGACTGTTGTATTTAGGCCCGAGCGCCACGAGCTGGcgaagggcctcttgctctcATAGTGGCCACACTAtgagggaaggggcggagcctatgtgAACGCTACgtgcccgtcagtgaccagggacccttgtCTTGTCGTAAACATACCCCTACGCTTTCTGAAAAATTTATTGTTGATGGTACTCAAAAAAGGGGAAACGTTGTTATTGTGCTGGAatatctttttctttctttctttctttctttctttctttctttctttctttctttctttctttctgtcctTTCCCGGTGtcggaaccaactcacctacgTTTCAGCCACTGAACCATTATGAAGGGTCACAAAAATTCTAACAAAATTCAATTGCGCGCTTCTCTAATTTCTAgctatttctgattttttttaaaaaatgcaaaaatctgaCACACCAGCGTCCCCAAGtacgccaaaaatgcattacgagataggaattgccaaaaaaattaattgtagaatcatgaaagttgacacagaagtagaccatgacaagacaagtaaaaaaaatattattatgaccacgacaaaaaacacacaggaagtccagaatcttgaattgaaaattgcaattttttgctcatgttgtattttaacgTATTTCTcctagggcgtttcactgacagggttcaaaatcgctggagatcatctagagacacgggacatcaaaagttatccatggatttttgatcacttttattGTCTTTATTCCAGAGTGCGTCCAGAGAGCTGCTGAATGAACTGAAGAGCTTCAGTGACGCTGCGTTAGAGCAACTTGCTCGGCTAGATGTGAGCAACTATTCACTCCCACTTTTACAAACCAAGCATTgggatttacaatttttttcaaggtgatttatttatatgtgtatTTTAGGAAATCCAGACAACAATGAAAAAGGTCTCCAGTGCACGAGAACACATGCTGCAGGAAAGGGAGGATTTCTCCATGCACGCCAAGCAGATGGAAGAAGCTCTCATTGAAGCCGAAAGCTTATTGCAAAACTGAGCAACACTTTTCCATTTAaatctaacaaaaaaacaagcctttgtatatatttatgcctaacatgttatttttctcatgtgattaaagtgaaataaaccttttttcattacaactgaattttatCTCCTGATTCCAAACAGTGAATGACAATAGATTATACACAACAGGTTTGTAAGGAAAGGAATAGAATGATTGCAGCAAAGAAGTGTAATGAATGATGGTACAAAACTTATTTTTTATATCATAAAATTTATATTTCAGGCATAATTTATTCAAAATTGCTGGACTTCAAAGTCAATCAGTATAAGCATTTTGTGGACCATTAAATGGATTAGGAATCTTTCCATGTTGCTCAGGAAAATAGGGGCCCCAAAATATTTAGAAATGGCTCTGATTGCAAGAAGGGATAACGTTTGTGAGTGCTTTGTTTAGAAACACGTTTATCAATTACACATCACCTTTGTTGGAGTCATAGATTCAGCATCACCTGGTGGTAAAGTCCTTTTTTCTGCCAGATGATGTAGATTtcttcaacaacaaaaacagttttCCATCTAAGGTTTGGATTTCTGATGTCATGGACAAGAAAAGCTCATTTATGAGAGACGAATGTTGTAGATTTCAGTACTTAAAGAATTTGTAGCTGGTTCTCAAATGCAAGTCCTGAGAACAAAATCCTCTAATAATTAGACTTGCAGAATTAATTTACAGAGTAAAAAAATTAGGGGTGTCACCGACAACATTTCCCCTTCCAATATGATACCCATATTGCATCCTTTGTCGATACAAtttcagcacaaatcatacgtACTTCTATTGCATATTATTTGTAGCgtaaaatgttagaaaaggcttgatctgatattactcaaagaacaatagtcagtaatGGAAGGTATGGAAAAACTGaccaatttattattaaccaatgggttaaaCAAATGTAACCAATAAACCTTAAACATAACAGTATTCTAcagttaaatttaaaaaatgaaattataagACCTCAATAGttccaataaaaactataattattatAGCGATTTTAGAAGCATGCtgattaatcattttaaaacccacATGTTCCTTTATTTTCAGGGTCGTAGGGAATCAAGtcaatttcagttttatttgtttttttccatatttttgctgatTATGGACTGACATCTGATATCACTACCAGACTGGGACactcttaaaaatgacaatggaCCTTTCAGAAAATTTAAACAGTTTACATATAGTAAATATAAATTAGCCATAATCTATTTAATAATCTGAATAATTTAGCCCTTTTTTATCAATACAGCTGTAATATTAGCTTTCCATCTTTTCGGTGAATAGGATGaaccacacaaaaggacatacGTGTAATATACAGCAAATTTCAATCTGACAAAGTCATGGGTCACTTTTTGAACTTTTCATCGTGTTGGTTGTGTGAGTGGCAGTAGGGATTCTCAAAGGTGGTCACACTGGTTGTAACAGTGCTGCTGTAGGTACGATCGCTCACGTCCCCATTTCGAATATTGTAGTAGTAGATGAACAGGAATAAACCTAGTGAACAGAGAGAGCTTTCAGTAAGATATTAGTAGGTTTTATGACAGACCAGTTACTATCCGTCTCAAACGGAGTGTATATTCTGGTGGTCTTTGCATTGCTTTAAATGCTCAGTCTCTATTTTTTATATCTGATATCTATGGAAGAGGATTAGTGCCActggagaaaaaacaaacaaaaacagatacTCATATGATTATGTAGTGTATTAAAGTACTTAACATTTGATATTAAAAGGTTTATACTCTTTTGAACTAAGGTTAACGGTTTCAACATGTATGTCCTCAGCAGACCTGAGAGGCCTTCCTTTTATGAGTAAAGTGTATCATGGGAGTCCAGAGAATGAAATCCAGTATGTTATATCAATAATGGCTGTAGTATTCCTTATGTTTCTAGGCCATATGTCTTATGAACCATCTGTTTTACATTGAAGCCTGAGTGAGGGGCACCAGGCACAGATGGCCCCCGTTATCAAATGTTTAATAGGTTGTCTTTCTCTATTCTATTGCAAAGACAGCAGAACCATTCTTTTCTGATGTATGAGCTAATGTTAAAGATGAAAACCAGTGGTTGAAGTATATATAGGCACTAGTCTATCTATAGACtatcatgtaataataaatattatatttatatcatgGTGATGTCAGCTGAGAATTCTTCAACCTCttcacatcaacatttagataaagggaaatccacaattaaaaaaaaaaaaaaaaaaaaattgtcatatgattttcttttctctttctttttatatcttaatatcttatttttttgttaatctcTCATTTTAAGTAAAATCAGGGATACATTAAAGTAAGATAAATTATCTGCAAACAAATGGCCCatcaataatttttaaaaacaagtaaaaatgttgagtttttACACAAAAATTAACCAGTAAGATGAAATaccttttcagaaaaaaataagcaGGTATTTCCTTAATTTAGGTTATTTCATGGAGTTTGTTGGCAAATTAATAGAAAACCATTTGCTACAGTTCCCAGGTGTGTGGACTTTTACTATTCCATGTCCCTGGAAAtgattaattatttacaaaagaAAAGGGTTTCCTGTTTTAAAACAGGAAAAGCACCTGCTGCaacacattaaattaaattatggcTCTTCTGCTCTACACTTTGAACCCAAATCTAACCACAACAGTGTCTAACACCATTTGAGAGGTAAAGAGAATGTGTGTACGGTATGTGTGTATCATACCTTGGAAGGAGTTGAGGGTGGTGAAAATGTAGCAGGCATAAATCCGTATGGCGCCAAAGGCAAAGAAAGCAAAACCCCAGGTGATGCCCAGCATGCTGCACAGCCCGAGGACTGTTACCATATGTTTGCCACCCCGGCTCTCGTGTGCCTTGAGGTCTCTTTTACCACAATAGAGCCAGGAGAGTATAACGATGAAGGCCGTAGAGGTGAGGATGAAGATAAGTGAGTAGTACCCAATGTTTACAATGAGATGAACGTTATTGTCTGTTATCCAGCACCTTGACACAGGACAAAATGTCAGAGAAACTAAAAACTTCTAAAGGCAAGAGGTAAAGCATGTCAAAAAGAAGCAGCTCACATGGCCACGTCTTCATAAGTGTCAGTGTGGGTGAGCAGGTTACCGTACTTTTGTAGGATAAGCAAAATAATTACACCTACACTTGGAAATGCTGGGGAGAAAACAGTTACAGGATGACAACAATGTCAAACAGTGCATGTCTGACTTAAATAGACAGAGAACTAGACTTACTCCAGCTGGTAAGAGACACTTTCAGTAAATAGTGCTTGATGAGAATCGGGCCGCCTTTGTACAGCTGCAGGCAGAGGTGAAACGCCTGCGCACCAAACCAGGTGAAAGTGGTCAACAGGAAGTAGTGCGTGAGAGCTCCCATGACGCTACAACCCACAGCGTTGTCCAGCTCTGCCACAAAGTTGTTGACCAGGAAAGTCAAGTTCAGCAGGAACATGGCTGAGACCAGGTGGATGAGAATCAACATGGTGTGACTAGCTATGGTCCTCCTATTCAACAGGAGAGGTTATGTGTGTTATCATAAAGCGACAATCATCAGCAAACAGCAAAATACGCTttgaccaggggtggactggccatctggcatacagggcatcgtcccggtgggccgtcgacccaaagtgggccggtccgctgctccttttttttttttttttaacgagcgagtggaggcagacatggtaacaggtgaccaaaaatggtccaaaagtggcaaaaacatggcaagaaaaaagtgtaaagtaACTACAGGCAAACTATAGgtaaaaaaagggcaaataaagaggaacgagttggtatgtaatggaaaaggATGTGCCAAACTAAAAGgccaaaaatgtggaacaaaaaaggcaaaatgtagggaaaaaagaaaacatatttatttattgagcgtatttgaatgaaaagcggccaaaaaaaaattaaggaaaggacaaaaagtgtcaaaaagaacttgcaaagggtacctaaagtctgaaaaaagccTCAGAACTTTTGgaaaaggaagttgcaaaatggccaaaggaaataggtaaaaaggggttaataaatttcccccttttaaggttttctgggggaataataatcaaaatgaagacataaaaagccacatggcGAGCATTaatgacttaataataatatagtgaGCTGTTccggacagaaaatgccagggctgagtttttgtcccagtccacctctgGCTTTGACCAGAAGAGAATTTTCGCTAACATTGGTGTTACGTCCTCAGAAAGACCAaaggttgtgtttttgtggttgtcttCGTGTGTTACTTCTGCTATGTTGtatgttttctgagtcattttagtgttttttgttgcatagtgtatttttcagtcattttttgtgttttgggattTATTTGGTGCATGTACTTTGGGAGCTGCTCAAAATTAGTTCAAGGAATGCATGTGGCCCTAGCCAGCTAGTTGCCCATGTATGGTCAATATGTTTCACTTTGAAGCTGCCATATTAGTCCTAAGTAGCCTTGTAAAAGACACCCTGGCTTTTTGTATGAAAAAATGAGAAGTCATAGTTTTAATGGataataaaacaagttaaataattaaattatgaaAATGTAGAGGAGCAAGAAATTAGTTATTAGTATATGGGAACACCTACAATAATGAGAGAGTGCAGTGAAAAGATCAGATATGGACCAGCAACCTGAGACCTGGTCCCAGTTCCAATGGCCAGTGATAGATCAGTAGGACCAGGGAAACCTTTATGCACAGTATAAATGACCTGGAATTCTAGAAAGAAGTCCCAAGTAGAGCAGAATAGGTCTGACGACTTGAATCTTACCTTAGAAGGCAGTGCATGAAGAGGATGATGCTCAGGAAGAACATGGACAAGCCACAGCCAACCTGGGTAATAATGGTGAGTTTTTGCAGGTCAGAACTCGAGATGGTTTCATTGAGAAGAGGAGACTGAAAAGATAAGGAAGACAGTTTGCAGTGAATCAGTTTTGAAAAGGATGAAAGCTTTAATATTGAAATGAAACAGGATGAGAAAAGCTACATGTACGAACCATTAGGATCGCAAAGAACGTGAGATGTGAGCACCGGCATGTGATGTTGTTTCCAACCTGCACAGTCACACATCCGTCATCAATCCACTTTGGTTTACTTCCTATGAGACAAGAGATCGGATGAAAGGCTCAAACTTATTATGACAAGAGCAAGATGTGTGAAGAAAACCAACAGGACACTGATTTGGTTCGCATTTACTTATCACTTAGtttctgtaattatttatttatgaaagtgtctattcgtacagtTGCTGTACAGACAACcaccggtgctattggtacgtttatcgaagtacacgtacgtagcgtcttagggttaggcttaggttataaccctatatcgtaACAATTTTTacggttaggattagggttaggtttagtcttagtcacgtgacctaaactggccaatgaggggtgctgcgtacggatagaatgtcggtatattgatacgggaaccgtacggatagccaccgCCTTTATTTATTGACTTAATTAACAATTTTAGTCCTAATTTAGTCACGAGATGTTTGATTAATTTTAATCTCAACTGACTAAATACAGATTTTACTTGACCActttacagaggctatagtcaagtattttgactaaaataagtaatttgatTGAAATGTAGATTCATTCCTTTGATTACATCAAATATGAGGCAGGATTTCATCAGATGACAAAGCaatgtaaatgaaaacattgattgaaatacattaataaacCTGAACAATGCTGAATATTTATTGTCCTGAATTCTGCATCGCACAAGATGTTTGTTCACTGACTTGGCTGATTTACTAAGAAATCCTACGCAAATAACAACCAAGTGCAAAAGTGGTGGAGTCGGCCCAATTTAAATGAGGGTTTGGAACACAACATGGTGTTCAGCTTGGTGAATTGTGGGAGAGCAGAAAGACAGCACGCGCAAAATAGAGTTTGAAGCGTTGATTTGGAGTTGTTAGcggaaaaaggtgaaaaaacatATTCTTgaataacagcaaaaaaatgAGTGTAAATATAAGCAGGAGAAACGCAATATGAGAGGTTATCTGTGAGAAAGTCAAGCCTATGGAGAAATCAagaagaacagtaaaaaaaaaaaaagatggacagATAgatgaagaaagaagaaaatagttgttagaaaaacatttttggttTAATCATTACAGAAATActgaaaaatctgttttttaatcatctttTGTTCTACCTACGTCTCTTCCTTCAACACTAAatgcagccatctgtgagtgAAGCTGTGGCAGTCGATGCCTGCCTGTCAAAGGTGCTAAATaaccacacacaaacaggcatCACCTTCAACTCCAGCTCTAGTTACTCATATTGCATGAGATAAATTGATCTATTTGCATCTCCTCGTCACGATATTGTGTGTGTTCTGGCAGAGTtactttgattatttatttatcagagGTGAATGTGCTAAACAGAAAACTCATATTATTTTGCACAGACACCATTCTTGCTAAGCCTGGTAATAAACCAACTGCAACTTGTTTGCACGTGTCGTCCTGTTGGCGTGCGCAAATCTCAGGGCCTTGGTGTTGATTTTACCTTCACCATCCCATGATCGACATGACAGGTTCCCAtcctgaaaacaaaaatagttgAGTAGATTTTCTATTGCGCTCCATATTAGCCAATACCAACAATGCACGTTTCATACTCACGTATTGAACGTTCCTCACACTGATGTCTATCAGGTCTGTGAGATTAGCAATGATGGCCCCCATCTCCACGGCTAAAACCTCACCATCTAAAACTGTGCTGTTGAACTCGTCCTGAAGATTTGGACAACAGAATAAGTACAGAGAAAGTAGAATTTCACATCAGGCTGGAAAACTTTGCTTTTACCTGGGTGAGATTTTGGAATCGGAGAACAGCGACAAAAGCTTGACTGAGGTTTGACAGGAGTGCTTTTTGGAAAGCTTCTCCTGGAACGGTGACGGATTTGGAGAATTCAGACAGAGATG encodes:
- the knstrn gene encoding small kinetochore-associated protein, with protein sequence MATKIPRGVHLASEAKKGDHKHESKDSAAAGGHKPLKENLTRKNIVHKGISTRYGQQAELKERNENLVSANEQLKLNVSEMQNKVVEMELQLNQLKMKNVEIEKNLKDSHAVLVAAKIDPVLGEKVGEAEQQKEDQRKEVMSASRELLNELKSFSDAALEQLARLDEIQTTMKKVSSAREHMLQEREDFSMHAKQMEEALIEAESLLQN
- the LOC114457825 gene encoding adhesion G-protein coupled receptor G2-like, whose amino-acid sequence is MHQRKWMSWVVLVDLLWTYLSARESPTQISDCFREGSKSLLVTENFYCFLSAEKFLPNGALVGGDCIVFVQGNATKQRILNKWWPQVQEDPPRLYISKLHTNTNSSFFVQLGSNCKDMDDFQDSDSVCSPSHEDDPQDECHVRCVQTKPVCEESVFEKNSCSSMAPHVQDRYIIDIGRPQNITCINCIRPVKHPEEEISLENKLQSEDGGKVDAGKAAQLMSEMSEVAANMSGSSAALYVSEAVRGVLVRKTEAEDVDEVSIAYASSHNGITIIEEKTSLSEFSKSVTVPGEAFQKALLSNLSQAFVAVLRFQNLTQDEFNSTVLDGEVLAVEMGAIIANLTDLIDISVRNVQYDGNLSCRSWDGEGSKPKWIDDGCVTVQVGNNITCRCSHLTFFAILMSPLLNETISSSDLQKLTIITQVGCGLSMFFLSIILFMHCLLRRTIASHTMLILIHLVSAMFLLNLTFLVNNFVAELDNAVGCSVMGALTHYFLLTTFTWFGAQAFHLCLQLYKGGPILIKHYLLKVSLTSWTFPSVGVIILLILQKYGNLLTHTDTYEDVAMCWITDNNVHLIVNIGYYSLIFILTSTAFIVILSWLYCGKRDLKAHESRGGKHMVTVLGLCSMLGITWGFAFFAFGAIRIYACYIFTTLNSFQGLFLFIYYYNIRNGDVSDRTYSSTVTTSVTTFENPYCHSHNQHDEKFKK